In Arcobacter lacus, one genomic interval encodes:
- a CDS encoding CTP synthase, with amino-acid sequence MTKYIFVTGGVLSSLGKGITSASIATILKQSGFKVSMLKIDPYLNVDPGTMSPLEHGEVFVTADGAETDLDLGNYERFIDKSLTKKNSFTTGQVYLSVIKREREGGYLGKTIQVIPHVVDEIKTRIFDAAEDNEFLIIEIGGTVGDIESLPFLEAIRSIRHELPKSNTMNLHVSLVPFIKAAGELKTKPTQHSVQELRRIGITPHMLVCRTEKELPKALKDKLALSCDIDRNAVIEAGDAQSIYQVPLQFIKEGILTPLSEHFNIKIKPNMEKWDTLVKNILVPQDEVTIAFVGKYLGLKESYKSLIEALIHAGAHLNTKINIHWCDSERIEDIGVYDVIGNADGILVAGGFGHRGVEGKIAAIKYARENKIPYLGICLGMQLSIIEFARNVLGIEDANSIEFDAQTKNPLIYLIDEFIDQSGNKQLRTHESPMGGTMRLGEYPFEPLKGTKLQKAYGNDEVYYERHRHRYEANPKYKEALENAGMIISGQSNGLIEAVELKEHPWFVGVQFHPEFTSHLETPNPIILEFVRQANSPK; translated from the coding sequence ATGACAAAATACATTTTTGTAACGGGTGGAGTTTTAAGCTCACTTGGAAAAGGTATCACTTCTGCATCTATTGCAACAATACTAAAACAATCAGGCTTCAAAGTAAGCATGTTAAAAATTGACCCATACTTAAATGTAGACCCAGGAACAATGAGTCCTTTAGAGCATGGTGAAGTATTTGTAACTGCTGATGGAGCTGAAACGGACCTTGATTTAGGAAATTATGAAAGATTTATTGATAAATCTTTAACTAAAAAAAATAGTTTCACAACAGGGCAAGTTTATTTAAGTGTTATAAAAAGAGAAAGAGAAGGTGGTTATTTAGGAAAAACTATCCAAGTAATCCCTCACGTAGTTGATGAAATAAAAACTAGAATTTTTGATGCTGCTGAAGATAATGAATTTTTAATTATTGAAATTGGTGGAACAGTTGGAGATATAGAAAGTCTTCCATTTTTAGAGGCTATTCGTTCTATTCGTCATGAACTTCCAAAATCAAATACTATGAATTTACATGTAAGTTTAGTTCCATTTATAAAAGCAGCAGGAGAACTTAAAACAAAACCAACTCAACACTCTGTTCAAGAGTTAAGAAGAATTGGAATAACTCCTCATATGCTAGTTTGTAGAACTGAAAAAGAGTTACCAAAAGCATTAAAAGATAAATTAGCATTATCTTGCGACATAGATAGAAATGCTGTTATTGAAGCTGGTGATGCACAATCAATATATCAAGTGCCTCTTCAATTTATAAAAGAAGGTATTTTAACTCCATTATCTGAACACTTTAATATAAAAATTAAACCAAATATGGAAAAATGGGATACTTTAGTAAAAAATATTTTAGTTCCACAAGACGAAGTTACAATTGCTTTTGTTGGTAAATATTTAGGATTAAAAGAATCATATAAATCTCTTATTGAAGCTTTAATTCATGCCGGAGCGCATCTAAATACAAAAATAAATATTCACTGGTGTGATAGTGAAAGAATAGAAGATATCGGTGTTTATGATGTTATTGGAAATGCAGATGGAATTTTAGTTGCTGGTGGATTTGGACATAGAGGTGTTGAAGGTAAAATTGCAGCAATTAAATATGCAAGAGAAAATAAAATCCCTTATCTTGGTATTTGTCTTGGTATGCAACTATCTATTATAGAATTTGCAAGAAATGTTTTAGGAATTGAAGATGCAAATTCTATTGAATTTGATGCGCAAACAAAAAATCCTTTAATATATTTAATTGATGAATTTATTGATCAAAGTGGAAATAAACAATTAAGAACTCATGAATCACCAATGGGTGGTACAATGAGACTTGGAGAATATCCATTCGAACCATTAAAAGGTACGAAATTACAAAAAGCTTATGGAAATGATGAAGTATATTATGAAAGACATAGACATAGATATGAAGCAAATCCAAAATATAAAGAAGCTTTAGAAAATGCAGGAATGATAATCTCTGGACAATCAAATGGTTTAATTGAAGCTGTTGAATTAAAAGAACATCCTTGGTTTGTTGGAGTTCAATTCCATCCTGAATTTACTTCTCATTTGGAAACTCCAAACCCAATTATTTTAGAATTTGTAAGACAAGCAAATTCACCTAAATAA
- the recJ gene encoding single-stranded-DNA-specific exonuclease RecJ, with translation MSKITKDRLFELLSARHVNNPYSKLADIPPPTSFKDIDIATKRIKKAILENETITIVGDYDVDGIVSTTIMLDFFKQINIKVNHIIPNRFEHGYGLSTKIIDLIEKGLVITVDNGISAYEASLKLKEKNIDLIITDHHTVGEKIPEALAIINPKQKDCTFPFKDICGAQVAWYLCAAIKKEMNLNVNMSDYLDLLCIAIIADIMPMTALNYTITKQGLKKLKSSSREAFKLLNTILSKESLISDDIGFFIAPKLNSAGRMDDATIALDFLLSEDSFSANESLSLLDELNNYRKTLQEDISNKANLKIDKNKNAIIVWDENWHEGVIGIVASKLSNLYKKPAFIFTVQENDIAKGSVRANSNINLYELISKTSHLLLGFGGHKNAAGLSLKLENIEEFEKIINEELENFKDDLHIEIDTLGELDVSSVDLEFLSIIEGFEPYGLENHRPIFKISNVNLVKYDLIGRDKNHLKLTLNSNGVIFEAIKFNDSNKNISNNLNLIVSIAKNEFKGVITPQFLIQEIL, from the coding sequence ATGTCTAAAATAACTAAAGATAGACTTTTTGAACTATTATCTGCAAGGCATGTAAATAATCCTTATTCAAAACTTGCAGATATTCCTCCTCCAACTTCATTTAAAGATATAGATATTGCTACAAAAAGAATTAAAAAAGCAATTTTAGAAAATGAAACTATCACTATAGTTGGTGACTATGATGTAGATGGCATTGTTTCTACAACTATTATGCTTGATTTTTTTAAACAAATAAACATAAAAGTAAATCACATAATCCCAAATAGATTTGAACATGGTTATGGATTATCTACTAAAATTATTGATTTAATAGAAAAAGGCTTGGTAATTACTGTAGATAATGGAATATCAGCTTATGAAGCAAGTTTAAAATTAAAAGAAAAAAATATTGATTTAATAATAACAGATCATCACACAGTTGGTGAAAAAATACCAGAAGCTCTTGCAATAATAAACCCAAAACAAAAAGATTGTACTTTTCCATTTAAAGATATTTGTGGAGCTCAAGTTGCTTGGTATTTATGTGCAGCAATAAAAAAAGAGATGAATTTAAATGTAAATATGTCAGACTATCTTGACTTATTATGTATTGCGATAATTGCAGATATTATGCCTATGACTGCACTAAACTATACCATTACAAAACAAGGATTAAAAAAATTAAAATCATCTTCAAGAGAAGCTTTTAAACTTTTAAATACTATTTTGTCAAAAGAATCTTTGATAAGTGATGATATTGGTTTTTTTATTGCTCCAAAACTAAATAGTGCTGGAAGAATGGATGATGCAACTATTGCTTTAGATTTTTTATTATCTGAAGACTCTTTTAGTGCAAATGAATCTTTAAGTTTATTAGATGAACTAAACAATTATAGAAAAACTTTGCAAGAAGATATTTCAAATAAAGCAAATTTAAAAATCGATAAAAATAAAAATGCCATTATTGTTTGGGATGAAAACTGGCATGAAGGAGTTATTGGAATAGTTGCTTCAAAATTATCTAATTTATATAAAAAACCTGCTTTTATTTTTACAGTTCAAGAAAATGATATTGCAAAAGGAAGCGTAAGAGCAAATTCAAATATAAATTTATATGAACTTATCTCAAAAACTTCTCATTTACTTTTAGGTTTTGGTGGGCATAAAAATGCTGCAGGATTATCTCTAAAATTAGAAAACATAGAGGAATTTGAAAAAATAATAAATGAAGAATTAGAAAATTTTAAAGATGATTTACATATTGAAATTGATACACTTGGAGAATTAGATGTTTCTAGTGTTGATTTAGAATTTTTATCTATTATTGAAGGGTTTGAACCTTATGGATTGGAAAATCATCGTCCAATTTTCAAAATCTCAAATGTAAATTTAGTAAAATATGATTTAATTGGTCGTGATAAAAATCATTTAAAACTTACTTTAAATAGTAATGGTGTAATCTTTGAAGCTATAAAATTTAATGATTCAAATAAAAATATTTCAAATAACCTTAACCTAATTGTATCTATTGCAAAAAATGAATTTAAAGGAGTTATAACTCCTCAAT